A stretch of Nitrospirota bacterium DNA encodes these proteins:
- a CDS encoding DUF2779 domain-containing protein, whose amino-acid sequence MRSVSKEIFLNAFACPTLGWLLRSGRVAKTELTLGEKFRIEQGIEIGRRARELYPDGLLIHDMDIMSASKKTKSMMNDPNVSTIFEGTFLIDGFVARADILKRKGKSWWLIEVKSSVNDKEEFIDDMAYTSMVIDRCGFNISNVSLLLVSKDFRLGMENKKLFVEIDHTGEVLIQVEEFKPFWQQIEEITRAQIKPEPQLLFECRKCEIFKECIGKDIENHIFNIPRLTQSKFDELTERGIACIEDIPDGFRLTENQVIVRDCVQTKKPFVGYELKSVLKSIRWPAYYLDFETVTTAIPLYRDIAPYTQIPTQYSIHKCSKPGHIIDHKEYLADPNKDCRRELTEKLISDLKGEGSIIIYSNFEKAVINSLGKLYADLLQKLNSLIDWMIDLEAIIRKNYYHPGFHGGTSIKNTLPVLVPDMSYDDLEIADGDSAMAAFAYLALGKYNEAREIESTKRGLLEYCKQDTLAMVRLHKQLVEYV is encoded by the coding sequence ATGCGAAGTGTTTCAAAGGAAATCTTCTTGAATGCCTTCGCGTGCCCTACATTGGGATGGTTGTTGAGGTCTGGGAGAGTCGCTAAGACAGAACTAACCTTGGGCGAGAAATTTCGGATAGAGCAGGGAATTGAGATTGGAAGGAGAGCAAGAGAACTCTATCCTGATGGCTTATTAATACATGATATGGATATAATGTCTGCTTCAAAGAAGACGAAAAGTATGATGAATGATCCAAATGTTTCGACAATCTTTGAAGGCACTTTCCTTATCGATGGTTTTGTGGCTAGAGCAGATATATTAAAGAGAAAAGGTAAGAGTTGGTGGCTTATCGAAGTAAAATCCAGTGTGAATGATAAAGAGGAATTTATAGATGACATGGCGTATACGTCTATGGTTATTGACCGCTGCGGTTTTAATATCTCTAATGTCTCGCTACTATTGGTATCCAAAGATTTTCGGTTAGGAATGGAAAACAAAAAACTTTTCGTGGAAATAGATCATACGGGGGAAGTTCTGATCCAAGTTGAGGAATTCAAACCTTTTTGGCAGCAAATCGAGGAAATAACTAGAGCACAGATAAAGCCAGAGCCCCAACTTCTATTTGAATGCCGCAAATGCGAGATTTTCAAGGAATGTATAGGGAAAGATATTGAAAACCATATCTTTAACATTCCACGATTAACCCAATCTAAATTCGATGAATTAACAGAACGGGGTATTGCTTGTATTGAGGATATCCCTGACGGATTCCGATTGACTGAAAACCAAGTTATAGTGAGGGATTGTGTACAAACAAAGAAGCCATTCGTTGGCTATGAACTTAAGAGTGTTTTAAAATCCATTCGATGGCCTGCCTATTATTTGGATTTTGAAACTGTTACGACAGCTATACCATTATATCGCGACATTGCGCCTTATACTCAAATCCCAACACAATACTCTATACATAAGTGTTCTAAACCTGGTCATATCATCGACCATAAAGAGTATTTAGCTGATCCAAACAAGGATTGCAGAAGAGAACTTACCGAGAAATTAATCAGTGATCTCAAAGGAGAAGGTAGTATCATTATTTACTCGAATTTTGAAAAGGCTGTTATTAACAGCCTAGGGAAATTATACGCTGACCTTTTGCAGAAGCTAAATTCCTTGATAGATTGGATGATAGATCTTGAAGCAATCATTAGAAAGAATTATTATCACCCAGGGTTTCATGGAGGTACGTCAATAAAGAATACACTTCCTGTGTTAGTCCCAGATATGTCATATGATGACTTGGAAATCGCAGATGGTGATTCGGCTATGGCAGCTTTCGCTTATTTGGCACTTGGTAAATATAATGAGGCAAGAGAAATTGAATCTACAAAAAGGGGTCTTTTAGAGTATTGCAAACAAGATACACTAGCTATGGTTAGGTTGCACAAACAATTAGTCGAATATGTATGA
- a CDS encoding DNA gyrase inhibitor YacG: MEVKCPVCDKLTEWGDNPYHPFCSERCKLIDLGAWVEESYRIEGEKGSKKDN; the protein is encoded by the coding sequence ATGGAAGTCAAATGTCCTGTATGTGATAAATTGACGGAATGGGGGGATAATCCTTACCATCCTTTCTGTTCTGAAAGATGTAAACTCATAGACCTCGGTGCATGGGTAGAGGAATCATACAGGATTGAGGGAGAAAAGGGAAGTAAGAAAGACAACTGA